A stretch of the Pseudomonas helvetica genome encodes the following:
- a CDS encoding cold shock domain-containing protein, producing the protein MATRETGNVKWFNDAKGYGFIQREDGADVFVHYRAIRGEGHRSLAEGQQVEYAVVDGQKGLQAEDVVGL; encoded by the coding sequence ATGGCAACGCGCGAGACCGGCAACGTGAAGTGGTTCAACGACGCCAAGGGCTACGGCTTCATTCAGCGTGAGGACGGGGCAGACGTGTTCGTGCATTACCGCGCGATCCGTGGCGAAGGCCACCGCTCGTTGGCCGAAGGCCAGCAGGTTGAATACGCCGTGGTCGATGGGCAGAAAGGTTTGCAGGCTGAGGATGTAGTCGGCCTGTAA
- the plsB gene encoding glycerol-3-phosphate 1-O-acyltransferase PlsB has protein sequence MTRSPFRRLVFGALRRLLYLWVRSETINQSSFTLNLDRSRPVFYVLQNPSLTDLAVVDTECSKAGLPRPVLPTSVGNLLEPAAFFYLTPEPDWLGRQDKRGAPPTLTRLVSALSQNGAEDAQIIPVSVFWGQSPDSESSPWKLLFADSWAVTGRLRRLLSIMILGRKTRVQFSAPIHLRELIEHNKGHERTVRMAQRILRVHFRNLKAAVIGPDISHRRNLVKGLLNQPLVKQAILDEAERENISPEKAKAQALRYGNEIASDYTYTAIRFLEVVLSWFWNKIYDGIKVNHIEGVQKVAQGHEVIYVPCHRSHIDYLLLSYLLFRNGLTPPHVAAGINLNMPVIGSLLRRGGAFFMRRTFKGNPLYTSVFNEYLHTLFTKGFPVEYFVEGGRSRTGRMLQPKTGMLAITLRSFLRSSRMPIVFIPVYIGYERVLEGRTYLGELRGASKKKESIFDIFKVIGALKQRFGQVAVNFGEPIKLAEFLDSEQPDWRTQELGPQFKPAWLNATTNRLGERVARHLNEAAAINPVNLVALALLSTSRLALDDRAMARVLDLYLALLRKVPYSPHTTLPEGDGRALIEHVKDMDLLSEQSDALGKILYLDEQNAVLMTYYRNNVLHIFALPALLASFFQSASRMSREQILRYARALYPYLQSELFIRWSLDELDAVIDQWLEAFVEQGLLRFENNVYLRPAPSSRHFVLLTLLSKSIAQTLQRFYMTVSLLLNSGQNTLSAEELEDLCTVMAQRLSILHGLNAPEFFDKSLFRHFIQTLLNLDVLKRDEAGKLSHHELLGELAEGAAKRVLPAEIRLSIRQVALHRSEDAADQPAPALQTD, from the coding sequence ATGACCCGCTCCCCGTTCCGCCGTCTGGTGTTTGGCGCCTTGCGCCGACTGTTGTACCTCTGGGTTCGCTCGGAGACGATCAATCAGTCGTCCTTCACCCTCAACCTCGACCGCAGTCGTCCGGTGTTCTACGTCCTGCAAAATCCTTCGCTGACTGATCTTGCCGTGGTCGATACCGAATGCAGCAAGGCCGGACTGCCGCGTCCGGTGCTGCCGACATCAGTGGGCAATCTGCTGGAGCCTGCGGCGTTTTTCTACCTGACGCCTGAGCCCGACTGGCTCGGCCGCCAGGACAAGCGCGGCGCACCGCCCACCCTGACCCGGCTGGTCAGCGCCCTGAGCCAGAATGGCGCCGAAGACGCGCAGATCATCCCGGTCAGCGTGTTCTGGGGCCAGTCGCCGGACAGCGAATCGAGCCCGTGGAAACTGCTCTTCGCTGATAGCTGGGCGGTGACCGGACGTCTGCGCCGACTGCTGAGCATTATGATCCTGGGGCGCAAGACCCGCGTGCAATTCTCCGCGCCGATCCACCTGCGCGAGTTGATCGAGCACAACAAGGGCCATGAACGCACCGTGCGCATGGCCCAACGCATTTTGCGGGTGCACTTTCGCAACCTCAAAGCCGCGGTCATCGGCCCAGACATTTCCCACCGGCGCAACCTGGTCAAAGGCCTGCTGAATCAGCCATTGGTCAAACAGGCGATCCTCGACGAAGCCGAGCGCGAAAACATTTCGCCCGAGAAAGCCAAGGCGCAGGCTCTGCGTTACGGCAACGAAATTGCCTCGGACTACACCTACACCGCGATCCGTTTTCTGGAAGTGGTGCTGAGCTGGTTCTGGAACAAGATCTACGACGGGATCAAGGTCAACCACATCGAAGGCGTGCAGAAAGTCGCCCAAGGTCACGAAGTGATCTACGTGCCGTGCCATCGCAGCCACATCGATTACCTGCTGCTCTCCTACCTGCTGTTTCGCAACGGCCTGACGCCGCCGCACGTCGCCGCCGGGATCAACCTCAACATGCCGGTGATCGGCAGCCTGCTGCGGCGCGGCGGGGCGTTCTTCATGCGCCGCACCTTCAAGGGCAATCCGCTCTACACCTCGGTGTTCAACGAATACCTGCACACGCTGTTCACCAAAGGCTTCCCGGTGGAGTACTTCGTCGAGGGCGGCCGTTCGCGCACCGGGCGCATGCTGCAACCGAAAACCGGGATGCTGGCGATCACCCTGCGCAGCTTCCTGCGCTCGTCGCGCATGCCGATCGTCTTCATCCCGGTGTACATCGGTTACGAGCGAGTGCTCGAAGGCCGGACCTACCTCGGTGAACTGCGTGGCGCAAGCAAGAAGAAAGAGTCGATCTTCGACATTTTCAAAGTCATCGGCGCGCTCAAGCAGCGCTTCGGCCAGGTGGCGGTGAACTTCGGCGAGCCGATCAAACTGGCGGAGTTCCTCGACAGCGAGCAACCGGATTGGCGCACCCAGGAGCTTGGCCCACAGTTCAAGCCGGCCTGGCTCAACGCAACCACCAACCGCCTCGGCGAGCGCGTGGCGCGGCATTTGAACGAAGCCGCCGCGATCAACCCGGTGAACCTGGTGGCGCTGGCTCTGCTCTCCACCAGCCGTCTGGCGCTGGACGACCGCGCCATGGCGCGAGTGCTCGATTTGTATCTGGCCTTGCTGCGCAAAGTGCCTTACTCGCCACACACCACGCTGCCGGAAGGTGACGGCCGGGCGTTGATCGAACACGTCAAGGACATGGACCTGCTCTCTGAGCAAAGCGATGCGCTGGGCAAGATTCTTTACCTGGACGAGCAAAACGCCGTCCTGATGACCTACTACCGCAACAACGTGCTGCACATTTTCGCCCTGCCGGCGTTGCTCGCGAGCTTCTTCCAGAGCGCCTCGCGCATGAGCCGCGAACAAATCCTGCGCTACGCGCGCGCGCTGTATCCGTACCTGCAATCGGAGCTGTTCATTCGCTGGTCGCTGGACGAACTGGATGCGGTGATCGACCAATGGCTCGAAGCCTTTGTCGAACAAGGCCTGCTGCGTTTCGAGAACAACGTGTACTTGCGCCCGGCGCCAAGCTCCCGGCATTTCGTGCTGCTGACCTTGCTGTCCAAGAGCATCGCGCAGACCTTGCAGCGCTTCTACATGACCGTTTCCCTGCTGCTCAACAGCGGCCAGAACACCCTCAGCGCCGAAGAACTGGAAGACCTGTGCACGGTCATGGCCCAGCGCCTGTCGATCCTGCATGGCCTGAACGCCCCGGAGTTCTTCGACAAGAGCCTGTTCCGCCACTTCATCCAGACCCTGCTGAACCTCGACGTGCTCAAGCGCGACGAAGCCGGCAAGCTGAGCCACCACGAACTGCTCGGCGAACTGGCTGAAGGCGCGGCCAAACGCGTGTTGCCGGCGGAGATTCGCTTGTCGATCCGTCAAGTGGCGCTGCATCGCAGCGAAGATGCGGCGGATCAACCCGCACCTGCGCTGCAAACCGACTAA
- the tcdA gene encoding tRNA cyclic N6-threonylcarbamoyladenosine(37) synthase TcdA, translated as MSTEDPRFAGIARLYGIEGLARLRAAHVAIVGVGGVGSWAAEAMARCGVGEISLFDLDDVCVSNVNRQLHALDSTVGKPKVEVMAERLRGINPECTVHAVADFVTRETMAEYITPNIDCVIDCIDSVNAKAALIAWCKRRKIQIITTGGAGGQIDPTLIQVCDLNRTFNDPLASKVRSTLRRDYGFSRTVTRHYSVPCVFSTEQLRYPKPDGSICLQKSFVGDGVKLDCAGGFGAVMMVTATFGMVAATKAVDKIVAGVRRPADKIKPAQ; from the coding sequence ATGAGTACAGAAGATCCGCGGTTTGCTGGCATTGCCCGGTTGTATGGCATCGAAGGCCTGGCGCGTTTGCGCGCGGCCCATGTGGCAATTGTTGGCGTCGGTGGCGTCGGTTCCTGGGCGGCGGAAGCCATGGCCCGTTGCGGTGTCGGCGAAATCTCGCTGTTCGACCTCGATGACGTGTGCGTCAGCAACGTCAATCGCCAGTTGCATGCACTGGACAGTACTGTCGGCAAACCCAAGGTCGAGGTGATGGCCGAGCGCCTGCGCGGGATCAACCCGGAGTGCACCGTGCACGCGGTGGCGGATTTCGTCACCCGCGAAACCATGGCCGAGTACATCACGCCAAATATCGACTGCGTGATCGACTGCATCGACAGCGTCAACGCCAAGGCTGCGCTGATCGCCTGGTGCAAACGTCGCAAGATCCAGATCATCACCACGGGCGGTGCGGGCGGGCAGATCGATCCGACGCTGATCCAGGTGTGTGACCTGAACCGTACCTTCAATGACCCGCTGGCCTCGAAAGTGCGCTCCACGTTGCGTCGCGATTATGGTTTCTCGCGCACTGTGACCCGTCACTACAGCGTGCCGTGCGTGTTCTCCACCGAGCAACTGCGCTATCCGAAACCCGATGGCAGCATTTGCTTGCAGAAGAGCTTTGTCGGCGATGGGGTGAAACTCGACTGCGCAGGTGGTTTTGGCGCGGTGATGATGGTGACCGCGACTTTTGGCATGGTCGCCGCGACCAAGGCTGTGGATAAGATTGTGGCGGGTGTGCGGCGCCCGGCAGACAAGATCAAACCGGCGCAATAA
- the dapE gene encoding succinyl-diaminopimelate desuccinylase, protein MTAHADLSPTLQLAIDLIRRPSVTPVDADCQKQMMQRLGDAGFALEPMRIEDVDNFWATHGKHDGPVLCFAGHTDVVPTGPVQAWQIDPFDAVIDEHGMLCGRGAADMKGSLASMTVAAERFVADYPDHKGKVAFLITSDEEGPAHHGTKAVIERLAARKERLDWCIVGEPSSTTLVGDVVKNGRRGSLGAKLTVRGVQGHVAYPHLAKNPIHLAAPALAELAAEHWDHGNDFFPPTSFQISNVNSGTGATNVIPGDLVAVFNFRFSTESTVEGLQQRVADILDKHGLDWHIDWALSGLPFLTEPGALLDAVSASIKTITGRETKASTSGGTSDGRFIATMGTQVVELGPVNATIHQVNERVLASDLDLLTEIYYQTLIKLLA, encoded by the coding sequence ATGACGGCCCACGCCGACCTTTCGCCGACCCTCCAACTCGCCATCGACCTGATCCGTCGTCCGTCCGTGACGCCGGTCGACGCCGATTGCCAGAAGCAGATGATGCAGCGCCTGGGCGATGCCGGTTTTGCGCTTGAGCCGATGCGCATCGAGGATGTGGATAACTTCTGGGCCACCCACGGCAAACACGACGGTCCGGTGCTGTGCTTCGCCGGTCATACCGACGTGGTGCCGACCGGCCCGGTGCAGGCCTGGCAGATCGATCCGTTCGACGCGGTGATCGACGAACACGGCATGCTCTGCGGCCGTGGCGCGGCAGACATGAAAGGCAGCCTGGCCTCCATGACCGTGGCGGCCGAACGTTTTGTCGCCGACTACCCGGACCACAAGGGCAAGGTCGCCTTCCTGATCACCAGCGACGAAGAAGGCCCGGCGCATCACGGCACTAAAGCAGTGATCGAACGCCTCGCAGCGCGCAAAGAGCGTCTGGACTGGTGCATCGTCGGCGAACCGTCGAGCACCACCCTGGTCGGTGACGTGGTCAAGAACGGCCGTCGCGGCTCCCTTGGCGCCAAGCTCACCGTGCGCGGTGTGCAAGGTCACGTGGCCTACCCGCACCTGGCGAAGAACCCGATCCACCTCGCCGCCCCGGCCCTGGCCGAACTGGCCGCCGAGCACTGGGACCACGGCAACGATTTCTTCCCGCCGACCAGTTTCCAGATTTCCAACGTCAACTCTGGTACCGGCGCGACCAACGTGATCCCCGGTGATCTGGTGGCGGTGTTCAACTTCCGTTTTTCCACCGAATCGACCGTCGAAGGCCTGCAACAGCGGGTAGCCGACATCCTCGACAAACATGGCCTGGACTGGCACATCGACTGGGCGCTGTCCGGCTTGCCGTTCCTCACCGAGCCGGGCGCCCTGCTCGATGCGGTGTCGGCAAGCATCAAGACCATCACCGGACGCGAAACCAAGGCATCCACCAGCGGTGGTACGTCGGACGGGCGCTTCATCGCCACCATGGGTACGCAAGTGGTCGAGCTTGGCCCGGTCAACGCGACGATTCACCAGGTCAACGAGCGCGTGCTGGCCAGCGACCTCGATCTGCTGACCGAAATCTACTACCAGACCCTGATCAAGTTGCTCGCCTGA
- a CDS encoding glycosyltransferase — translation MSSRKFGLNLVVVLAIAALFTGFWALINRPVTTPNWPEQISGFSYSPFQQGQFPQKNQFPSDDEMRRDLEIMSKLTDNIRTYSVDGTLEDIPKLAEEFGLRVTLGIWISPDLERNEREIQRAIELANSSRSVVRVVVGNEAIFRKEITAEQLSVILDRVRAAVKVPVTTSEQWHVWEENPMLAKHVDLIAAHILPYWEFIPVDQAGQFVLDRARDLKKLFPKKPLLLSEVGWPSNGRMRGGADATPADQAIYLRTLVNKLNRQGFNYFVIEAFDQPWKASDEGSVGAYWGVFNAARQQKFNFEGPVVAIPQWRVLAVGSVVLALLSLTLLMIDGSALRQRGRTFLTFTAFLGGSALVWIGYDYSQQYSTWFSLTVGFLLALGALGVFIVLLTEAHELAETVWTHKRRREFLPVVGDSDYRPKVSIHVPCYNEPPEMVKQTLNALANLDYPDFEVLIIDNNTKDPAVWEPVQAYCETLGPRFKFFHVSPLAGFKGGALNYLIPHTAKDAEVIAVIDSDYCVDPNWLKHMVPHFADPKIAVVQSPQDYRDQNESTFKKLCYAEYKGFFHIGMVTRNDRDAIIQHGTMTMTRRSVLEELGWADWCICEDAELGLRVFEKGLSAAYYHDSYGKGLMPDTFIDFKKQRFRWAYGAIQIIKRHTASLLRGKDTELTRGQRYHFLAGWLPWVADGMNIFFTVGALLWSAAMIIVPQRVDPPLLIFAIPPLALFVFKVGKIIFLYRRAVGVNLKDAFCAALAGLALSHTIAKAVLYGFFTSSIPFFRTPKNADNHGFWVAISEAREELFIMLLLWGAALGIYLVQGIPSNDMRFWVTMLLVQSLPYLAALIMAFLSSLPKPAPETEPAPAA, via the coding sequence ATGTCATCGCGTAAATTTGGACTCAATCTGGTGGTAGTGCTGGCGATTGCCGCGCTGTTCACCGGTTTCTGGGCGCTGATCAACCGCCCCGTCACGACCCCCAACTGGCCTGAGCAGATCTCCGGTTTTTCTTACTCGCCGTTCCAGCAAGGCCAGTTCCCACAGAAAAACCAGTTCCCGTCCGACGATGAAATGCGTCGCGACCTGGAGATCATGAGCAAGCTGACCGACAACATCCGGACTTACTCCGTCGACGGTACGCTGGAGGACATCCCGAAACTGGCGGAAGAATTCGGCCTGCGCGTAACGCTCGGGATCTGGATCAGCCCGGACCTTGAGCGTAACGAGCGCGAGATCCAGCGCGCCATCGAACTGGCCAACAGCTCGCGCAGCGTCGTGCGCGTGGTGGTCGGTAACGAAGCGATCTTCCGTAAGGAAATCACCGCCGAGCAATTGAGCGTGATCCTCGATCGCGTGCGCGCAGCGGTAAAGGTCCCGGTGACCACGTCCGAGCAGTGGCACGTCTGGGAAGAAAACCCGATGCTGGCCAAGCACGTCGACCTGATCGCGGCTCACATCCTGCCGTATTGGGAATTCATTCCGGTGGACCAGGCCGGCCAGTTTGTTCTGGACCGTGCCCGCGACCTGAAAAAACTCTTCCCGAAAAAACCGCTGCTGCTGTCCGAAGTGGGCTGGCCGAGCAATGGCCGCATGCGCGGTGGTGCTGATGCGACCCCGGCTGACCAGGCGATTTACCTGCGTACGCTGGTGAACAAGCTCAACCGCCAGGGCTTCAACTACTTCGTGATCGAAGCGTTTGACCAGCCATGGAAAGCCAGCGACGAAGGTTCGGTAGGCGCCTATTGGGGCGTGTTCAACGCTGCGCGTCAGCAGAAATTCAACTTCGAAGGCCCGGTCGTAGCGATTCCGCAATGGCGAGTACTGGCGGTCGGCTCCGTGGTCCTGGCGTTGTTGTCCCTGACCCTGCTGATGATCGACGGCTCGGCACTGCGCCAGCGCGGTCGGACCTTCCTGACCTTCACCGCGTTCCTCGGCGGTTCGGCACTGGTGTGGATCGGTTACGACTACAGCCAGCAATACAGCACCTGGTTCAGCCTGACGGTGGGCTTTCTGCTCGCCCTCGGTGCGCTCGGGGTATTTATCGTACTGCTGACCGAAGCCCACGAACTGGCCGAGACCGTCTGGACCCACAAACGTCGGCGTGAATTCCTGCCGGTGGTGGGCGACTCGGACTACCGTCCGAAAGTCTCGATCCATGTGCCGTGCTACAACGAGCCGCCGGAGATGGTCAAACAGACCCTCAACGCCCTGGCCAACCTCGACTATCCGGACTTCGAAGTCCTGATCATCGACAACAACACCAAGGACCCGGCCGTCTGGGAACCGGTGCAGGCCTATTGCGAAACCCTCGGCCCGCGCTTCAAGTTCTTCCACGTCTCGCCATTGGCCGGTTTCAAGGGCGGTGCGCTGAACTACCTGATCCCGCACACTGCCAAGGATGCCGAAGTCATCGCGGTGATCGACTCGGACTACTGCGTCGACCCGAACTGGCTCAAGCACATGGTGCCGCACTTCGCCGATCCGAAAATCGCCGTGGTGCAGTCGCCACAGGATTATCGCGACCAGAACGAAAGCACTTTCAAGAAGCTCTGCTACGCGGAATACAAAGGCTTCTTCCATATCGGTATGGTCACCCGTAACGACCGTGACGCGATCATTCAGCACGGCACCATGACCATGACCCGCCGTTCTGTACTCGAAGAGCTCGGCTGGGCTGACTGGTGCATCTGCGAAGACGCCGAGTTGGGTCTGCGGGTGTTTGAAAAAGGTCTGTCGGCGGCGTACTACCACGACAGCTATGGCAAGGGCCTGATGCCCGATACCTTTATCGACTTCAAAAAACAGCGTTTCCGCTGGGCCTACGGAGCGATTCAGATCATCAAGCGGCACACCGCCAGCCTGTTGCGTGGCAAGGACACCGAACTGACCCGTGGCCAGCGTTACCACTTCCTCGCGGGCTGGTTGCCGTGGGTCGCGGATGGCATGAACATCTTCTTCACCGTCGGCGCCCTGCTCTGGTCGGCGGCGATGATCATCGTGCCGCAACGGGTCGATCCACCGCTGCTGATCTTCGCAATCCCGCCCCTGGCGCTGTTTGTGTTCAAGGTCGGCAAGATCATTTTCCTCTACCGCCGTGCGGTCGGGGTCAACCTGAAGGATGCATTCTGCGCGGCATTGGCCGGCCTGGCGTTGTCGCACACCATCGCCAAAGCGGTGCTGTACGGTTTCTTCACCAGCAGCATTCCGTTTTTCCGCACCCCGAAAAATGCCGATAACCACGGCTTCTGGGTAGCGATTTCGGAAGCGCGCGAAGAGCTGTTCATCATGCTGCTGTTGTGGGGCGCGGCACTGGGGATTTACCTGGTGCAGGGCATCCCGAGCAACGACATGCGCTTCTGGGTGACCATGTTGCTGGTGCAGTCGCTGCCGTATCTGGCCGCGCTGATCATGGCCTTCCTGTCTTCGCTGCCAAAACCTGCGCCAGAAACCGAGCCGGCACCTGCCGCTTAA
- a CDS encoding putative RNA methyltransferase, with amino-acid sequence MLACPICSAPLNAVDNGVACPAGHRFDRARQGYLNLLPVQHKNSRDPGDNQAMVEARRDFLNAGHYAPVAKRLAELAAERAPQRWLDIGCGEGYYTAQIADALPNADGYALDISREAVKRACKRNPQLTWLIASMARVPLADASCQFLASVFSPLDWQEAKRLLSPGGGLMKVGPTSGHLMELRERLYDEVREYTDDKHLALVPEGMTLQHSEILEFKLNLVSGQDRANLLAMTPHGWRASAERRAAVIEQAEPFEVSVSMRYDYFVLQ; translated from the coding sequence ATGCTTGCCTGTCCTATCTGCAGCGCGCCGCTGAACGCGGTCGACAACGGCGTCGCGTGCCCGGCCGGGCATCGCTTCGACCGCGCCCGCCAGGGTTACCTGAACCTGCTGCCGGTGCAGCACAAGAACAGCCGTGACCCCGGCGACAACCAGGCGATGGTCGAAGCCCGTCGCGACTTCTTGAACGCTGGGCACTACGCGCCGGTGGCCAAGCGTCTCGCCGAACTGGCGGCGGAACGTGCGCCACAGCGCTGGCTGGACATCGGTTGTGGCGAGGGTTACTACACCGCGCAAATCGCCGACGCGCTGCCAAACGCCGATGGCTACGCGCTGGATATTTCCCGCGAAGCGGTCAAACGCGCCTGCAAACGTAACCCGCAGCTGACCTGGTTGATCGCCAGCATGGCCCGGGTGCCGTTGGCCGATGCCAGCTGCCAGTTCCTCGCCAGCGTGTTCAGCCCGCTCGACTGGCAGGAAGCCAAACGCCTGCTCAGCCCGGGTGGCGGCTTGATGAAAGTCGGACCGACCAGCGGCCATCTGATGGAACTGCGTGAGCGTCTGTATGACGAAGTGCGCGAATACACTGATGACAAGCACCTGGCCCTGGTGCCGGAAGGCATGACGCTGCAACACAGCGAAATCCTCGAATTCAAACTGAACCTGGTCAGCGGCCAGGACCGCGCCAACCTGCTGGCCATGACGCCTCACGGCTGGCGCGCCAGTGCCGAACGCCGGGCGGCCGTCATCGAACAGGCCGAGCCGTTCGAGGTCAGTGTGTCGATGCGCTACGATTACTTCGTTCTGCAGTAA